The Listeria welshimeri serovar 6b str. SLCC5334 genome has a window encoding:
- the arcA gene encoding arginine deiminase → MKMEKALNITSEIGKLQTVLVKRPGSELENITPEYLESLLFDDIPYLKMMQKEHDFFVKRMQDSNIEVLYLEKLAAEALRKAGNKETFLTKMINESNQMDESALYVRDYLMSFNEEEMIRKLMAGLKKSEIPERKKKHLNEMMSEQYPFFLDPLPNLYFTRDPAAVIGSGVTINKMFQPARRRESIFIELILKHHPRFSNQEVPIWSGREEPFSLEGGDELVLNEETVIVGVSERTDARAVERLAESLFARAPKIKKVLAVEIPETRSFMHLDTVFTMVSDAQFTIHPAIQNQQGELNVYILEKGKNGLEITPRRDFRRVIAEVLEVPEVEFIPCGGEDVIVSAREQWNDGANTLAIAPGEVITYDRNQVSNDLLRRAGIKVHEVISSELSRGRGGPRCMTMPLVRENL, encoded by the coding sequence ATGAAAATGGAAAAAGCATTAAACATTACATCAGAAATTGGCAAACTCCAGACAGTTCTTGTAAAAAGACCAGGTTCTGAACTGGAAAATATTACGCCAGAGTATTTAGAATCCTTGTTATTCGACGATATACCTTATTTGAAAATGATGCAGAAGGAACATGACTTTTTTGTAAAGAGAATGCAAGATTCAAATATCGAGGTCCTCTACTTAGAAAAATTAGCTGCTGAAGCATTACGAAAAGCTGGAAATAAAGAAACTTTTTTAACGAAAATGATTAATGAATCTAATCAAATGGATGAGAGCGCACTTTATGTACGTGATTATTTGATGTCCTTTAATGAAGAAGAAATGATTAGAAAACTCATGGCTGGATTGAAAAAATCTGAAATTCCAGAACGCAAAAAGAAGCATTTAAATGAAATGATGAGTGAACAATATCCGTTTTTCTTAGATCCGCTACCTAATCTCTATTTTACGCGAGATCCGGCAGCAGTTATTGGGAGTGGAGTGACAATTAACAAAATGTTCCAACCAGCTAGAAGACGCGAATCTATATTTATTGAACTGATTTTAAAACATCATCCTCGTTTTAGTAATCAAGAGGTTCCGATATGGTCAGGGCGAGAAGAACCTTTTTCCTTAGAAGGTGGGGATGAACTAGTTCTAAATGAAGAAACTGTTATTGTAGGAGTATCTGAACGTACTGATGCTCGTGCAGTGGAGCGTCTTGCGGAAAGCTTGTTTGCTCGGGCTCCTAAAATCAAGAAAGTTCTCGCAGTCGAAATTCCAGAAACAAGATCATTTATGCATTTAGATACTGTTTTTACAATGGTAAGTGATGCGCAGTTCACTATTCATCCGGCAATTCAAAATCAACAAGGTGAATTAAATGTTTATATTTTAGAAAAAGGCAAAAATGGTTTAGAAATTACTCCACGCAGAGATTTTAGGCGTGTAATTGCGGAAGTTTTAGAAGTGCCAGAAGTCGAATTTATTCCGTGTGGAGGAGAAGATGTCATTGTATCAGCTAGAGAACAATGGAATGATGGTGCTAATACGCTCGCTATTGCGCCAGGAGAAGTAATTACATATGATCGAAATCAAGTATCTAATGACCTTTTAAGAAGAGCTGGTATTAAAGTCCATGAAGTAATTAGTTCGGAGCTTTCTAGAGGCCGGGGTGGTCCAAGATGTATGACAATGCCACTAGTTCGAGAAAATCTATAA
- the rpsF gene encoding 30S ribosomal protein S6, whose translation MARKYEIMYIIRPNIEEDEKKAVVERFDGILTENGAEIIESKEWGKRRLAYEINDYRDGFYHIVKLNADKADSINEFDRLAKISDDIVRHMVIKEEA comes from the coding sequence ATGGCTAGAAAGTACGAAATTATGTACATTATTCGCCCTAATATTGAAGAAGATGAGAAAAAAGCTGTTGTTGAACGCTTTGACGGAATCTTAACTGAAAATGGCGCGGAGATCATCGAATCAAAAGAATGGGGTAAACGTCGCTTAGCATACGAAATCAATGACTATCGTGATGGTTTTTACCACATCGTGAAATTGAATGCTGATAAAGCAGATTCTATCAACGAATTTGACCGTTTAGCAAAAATTTCTGATGATATCGTTCGTCACATGGTAATTAAAGAAGAAGCATAA
- the ssb gene encoding single-stranded DNA-binding protein, translating into MMNRVVLVGRLTKDPELRYTPAGVAVATFTLAVNRTFTNQQGEREADFINCVVWRKPAENVANFLKKGSMAGVDGRVQTRNYEGNDGKRVYVTEIVAESVQFLEPRNSNGGGGNNYQGGNNNNYNNGGSNSGQAPTNNGGFGQDQQQSQNQNYQSTNNDPFASDGKPIDISDDDLPF; encoded by the coding sequence ATGATGAATCGTGTAGTACTTGTAGGACGCTTAACAAAAGATCCTGAATTACGTTACACTCCGGCTGGCGTGGCTGTTGCGACTTTTACATTAGCTGTAAATCGTACGTTCACTAACCAACAGGGAGAGCGAGAAGCTGACTTTATTAATTGTGTTGTTTGGCGTAAACCAGCAGAAAACGTTGCTAATTTCCTTAAGAAAGGAAGCATGGCAGGGGTTGATGGCCGCGTTCAAACTCGTAATTACGAGGGTAACGATGGTAAACGAGTTTATGTGACAGAAATTGTAGCTGAGAGTGTTCAATTCCTTGAACCGCGTAATTCTAATGGCGGCGGCGGAAATAACTATCAAGGCGGAAACAATAATAATTATAATAATGGTGGAAGTAACTCCGGGCAAGCACCTACAAATAACGGTGGATTCGGACAGGACCAGCAACAATCTCAAAATCAAAATTATCAATCCACTAACAATGATCCTTTCGCTAGTGATGGTAAGCCAATCGACATTTCAGATGACGATTTGCCATTCTAA
- the rpsR gene encoding 30S ribosomal protein S18, producing the protein MAGGRRGGRRRKKVCYFTSNGITHIDYKDVELLKKFVSERGKILPRRVTGTSAKYQRKLTVAIKRSRQMALLPFVAEEK; encoded by the coding sequence ATGGCTGGAGGACGCAGAGGCGGACGCCGTCGGAAAAAAGTATGTTACTTTACTTCCAATGGTATTACGCATATCGACTATAAAGATGTAGAACTTCTTAAAAAATTCGTTTCCGAACGTGGTAAAATTTTACCTCGTCGTGTAACTGGAACAAGCGCTAAATATCAACGTAAACTTACTGTTGCTATCAAACGCTCACGCCAAATGGCATTATTACCATTTGTTGCTGAAGAAAAATAA
- a CDS encoding PepSY domain-containing protein — translation MYKKLAAVGVTVLLVGALSACSFGDDDKDTSSNNGSKETTSSKSSSNNSSTDSLQNKNFDMSYEDAVSAFKDKHSDADISGVELEKNLGKYVYTVDGISNDNEYEMKFNAETKEQMSDETDKLDQEDAGGVEKENEKLNLDGIKTPKEAMDKAISSQAGDVTSWNIERELDTTYYEVTVKQDNNKYDIKLNAKTLEVLQTEQDD, via the coding sequence ATGTATAAAAAATTAGCAGCAGTCGGGGTGACAGTATTATTAGTAGGAGCTTTATCAGCTTGTAGTTTTGGCGATGATGATAAAGATACTTCTTCAAATAATGGCAGCAAAGAAACAACAAGTAGTAAGAGTAGCAGTAACAATAGTTCCACAGATAGCTTACAAAACAAAAATTTTGATATGAGTTATGAGGATGCAGTAAGTGCATTCAAAGACAAACATAGTGATGCAGACATCTCTGGTGTTGAATTAGAAAAAAATCTTGGGAAATATGTATATACAGTTGATGGCATTTCAAATGATAATGAATATGAAATGAAATTCAATGCTGAAACAAAAGAACAAATGAGTGATGAAACAGATAAACTTGACCAAGAAGATGCTGGTGGAGTTGAAAAAGAAAACGAAAAGCTTAACTTAGATGGAATTAAAACACCAAAAGAAGCAATGGATAAAGCTATCAGTTCTCAAGCTGGTGATGTGACAAGTTGGAATATTGAAAGAGAATTAGATACAACTTATTATGAAGTAACTGTAAAACAAGATAATAACAAATACGATATCAAACTAAATGCTAAAACTTTAGAAGTACTACAAACAGAACAAGATGATTAA
- a CDS encoding accessory gene regulator ArgB-like protein, producing MSNFTVKVPLSERMADVLISKDRWKDDEEGYLKVKYGLEIILINVMKFAIVYGISLATGLLLQTVTVHMSYLWLRRYSFGLHATKTLNCTLISLAMFVLAPFVFQNIPSNNWIVLGTFAFILLNMFLFAPADTESLPLIGEKHRKTLKRKAMIGTLILTGIALLIPFAEMKTLIMVGSLFQVISINPLSYKLLKRRYRNYEKYE from the coding sequence TTGAGTAATTTTACCGTAAAAGTACCTTTATCAGAAAGAATGGCAGATGTTTTGATTTCGAAGGATCGCTGGAAAGATGACGAAGAAGGTTATTTGAAAGTAAAATATGGGCTGGAAATAATTTTAATTAATGTCATGAAGTTTGCTATCGTATACGGTATTTCCTTAGCAACAGGGTTATTACTGCAAACAGTGACAGTGCATATGTCATATTTATGGCTTAGAAGGTATTCATTTGGATTACATGCAACCAAAACATTGAATTGTACATTAATCAGCTTAGCAATGTTTGTACTTGCGCCATTTGTTTTCCAAAATATTCCCTCTAATAATTGGATTGTTTTAGGCACATTCGCATTTATACTACTCAACATGTTTTTATTCGCTCCGGCAGACACAGAGAGTTTGCCTTTAATCGGTGAAAAACACCGGAAAACACTAAAAAGAAAAGCGATGATAGGAACGTTAATTTTAACGGGAATTGCGTTACTAATACCATTCGCAGAGATGAAAACATTAATCATGGTAGGATCTTTGTTTCAGGTGATAAGTATCAATCCACTTAGTTACAAACTATTAAAAAGGAGGTATAGGAATTATGAAAAATATGAATAA
- a CDS encoding cyclic lactone autoinducer peptide: protein MKNMNKSVGKFLSRKLEEKSMKVADSSMSKACFMFVYEPKSPFVKMQEKNENK from the coding sequence ATGAAAAATATGAATAAATCAGTTGGTAAATTCCTTTCTAGAAAACTAGAAGAAAAATCCATGAAAGTTGCGGATTCTTCTATGAGTAAAGCTTGCTTCATGTTTGTATACGAACCAAAAAGTCCATTTGTAAAAATGCAAGAAAAAAATGAAAATAAATAA
- a CDS encoding LytR/AlgR family response regulator transcription factor codes for MLPVFICEDNKMQRERLTKYIEDYIMVEHFDMKLELSTGDPFELVSRMPRHQGMGLYFLDIDLGQPDMNGFELAQEIRKFDPRGFIIFITTHAELSYMTFTYKVEALDYIIKDDIDMLHERVLACMKQAEERISNDQDMQKYFTFKVSDKKIIHELLDDILFFETAPTIHKVILHGKNRQVEFYGKLKSIEKMLDESFYRCHRSYIVNKKNIHELDTAKGVVKMSNGENCYASSKLIKSLSL; via the coding sequence ATGCTACCGGTTTTTATTTGTGAAGATAACAAAATGCAGCGAGAAAGGTTAACAAAATATATTGAAGACTATATAATGGTCGAACATTTTGATATGAAGTTAGAGCTTTCGACGGGAGATCCATTTGAGTTAGTGTCACGAATGCCTAGACATCAAGGTATGGGATTATATTTTTTAGATATTGATTTGGGGCAGCCGGACATGAATGGTTTTGAATTAGCTCAAGAAATTCGAAAATTTGATCCACGTGGGTTTATTATTTTCATTACAACACATGCAGAACTAAGTTATATGACTTTTACGTACAAGGTGGAAGCGCTTGATTACATTATCAAGGACGATATTGATATGTTGCATGAACGAGTTTTAGCTTGTATGAAGCAAGCAGAGGAACGAATTTCAAATGATCAAGATATGCAGAAATACTTTACGTTTAAAGTTTCAGATAAGAAGATTATTCATGAACTTCTGGATGATATTTTGTTTTTTGAGACAGCGCCAACTATCCATAAAGTAATTTTACATGGCAAAAATCGACAAGTAGAATTTTATGGTAAGCTAAAAAGTATTGAAAAAATGTTGGATGAATCGTTTTATAGATGTCACCGCTCATATATTGTAAATAAGAAAAATATTCATGAGTTAGATACGGCAAAAGGTGTTGTAAAAATGTCTAATGGTGAGAATTGTTATGCTTCGTCGAAATTAATTAAAAGTTTAAGTTTATAA
- the pdeA gene encoding cyclic-di-AMP phosphodiesterase PdeA, protein MSGYFQKRMLKYPLYGLIAATIILSVITFFFSWWLSALVVVGGIILTVAMFYFEHRLNEDVQLYVSNLTYRIKRSEEEALVEMPMGILLYDEHYRIEWVNPFMSKYFDKTELIGESLEEVGPEFLDVITGNDEKGIMSIAWREHRFDTIVKRKERILYLYDRTEYYELNKKYQANKSVFAVIFLDNYDEWAQGMDDRRRSALNNLVTSMLTNWAREHRIYLKRISTDRFMAFLTEEMLKRLEEEKFQILDRIRERTSKQNIPLTLSIGIGYKEEDLIALADLAQSSLDLALGRGGDQVVIKQPEGKVRFYGGKTNPMEKRTRVRARVISQALQELITQSDQVFVMGHRYPDMDVIGSSLGVMRIAEMNDRNAYVVVEPGKMSPDVKRLMNEIEEYPNVIKNIVTPQVALENITEKSLLVVVDTHKPSMVINKELLDSATNVVVVDHHRRSEEFVGNPVLVYIEPYASSTAELITELFEYQPDLEQVGKIEATALLSGIVVDTKNFTLRTGSRTFDAASYLRSLGADTILVQQFLKEDITTFTQRSRLVESLEIYHDGMAIAAGQEDEEFGTVIAAQAADTMLSMEGVQASFVITLRPDKLIGISARSLGQINVQVIMEKLGGGGHLSNAATQLKDVTIAEAKKQLISAIDAYWKGET, encoded by the coding sequence ATGTCAGGCTATTTTCAAAAACGAATGCTTAAATATCCATTATACGGTCTGATTGCAGCGACAATTATATTGAGCGTAATCACGTTCTTTTTTTCGTGGTGGTTATCGGCGCTAGTTGTTGTTGGTGGGATTATTCTTACTGTAGCGATGTTTTACTTTGAACATCGTCTAAATGAGGATGTTCAATTATATGTTTCTAATTTAACATATCGGATTAAGCGTAGTGAGGAAGAAGCGCTTGTTGAAATGCCGATGGGAATATTGCTGTATGATGAACATTATAGAATCGAATGGGTTAATCCGTTCATGTCTAAATACTTTGATAAAACAGAACTAATTGGTGAATCTTTAGAAGAGGTAGGTCCTGAATTTCTGGATGTAATTACTGGAAATGATGAAAAAGGAATTATGTCGATTGCTTGGCGTGAACATCGTTTTGATACGATTGTGAAGCGTAAGGAGCGCATTTTGTATCTATACGACCGGACAGAGTATTATGAACTAAATAAGAAATATCAAGCGAACAAATCAGTTTTTGCAGTTATTTTCTTAGATAATTACGATGAATGGGCGCAAGGTATGGATGATAGACGCCGTAGTGCACTAAATAATTTGGTGACATCAATGCTTACTAACTGGGCACGTGAACATAGAATTTATTTGAAACGGATTTCGACAGATCGTTTTATGGCTTTTTTAACAGAAGAGATGTTGAAAAGGTTGGAAGAAGAGAAGTTTCAAATTTTGGATCGAATTCGCGAGCGGACTTCAAAGCAAAATATTCCGCTGACGCTTAGTATCGGAATTGGTTATAAAGAAGAGGACTTGATTGCGCTTGCTGATTTGGCTCAGTCTAGTTTGGACCTTGCTTTAGGGCGTGGTGGAGATCAGGTCGTAATTAAGCAACCTGAAGGAAAAGTAAGATTTTATGGTGGAAAAACGAATCCAATGGAAAAAAGGACTCGTGTGCGTGCGCGTGTTATTTCGCAAGCTTTGCAAGAGCTAATCACACAGAGTGATCAAGTTTTTGTTATGGGGCATCGCTATCCGGATATGGACGTAATTGGTTCTAGTCTTGGAGTTATGCGAATTGCAGAGATGAACGATCGAAATGCTTATGTGGTCGTTGAACCTGGCAAAATGAGTCCAGATGTGAAACGATTAATGAATGAAATTGAAGAATACCCTAATGTGATTAAAAATATTGTGACTCCACAAGTTGCACTCGAAAATATCACAGAGAAGAGTTTGCTTGTTGTTGTTGATACACACAAACCTTCAATGGTTATTAATAAGGAACTGCTCGATTCGGCTACAAATGTCGTTGTTGTCGATCATCACCGTCGTTCAGAGGAATTTGTTGGTAATCCGGTTCTAGTTTATATTGAACCGTATGCGTCCTCTACGGCCGAACTGATTACGGAGCTATTTGAGTACCAACCTGATTTAGAACAAGTTGGGAAAATTGAAGCAACGGCACTTCTTTCCGGGATTGTCGTTGATACTAAAAACTTTACATTACGGACTGGGTCGAGAACGTTTGATGCAGCAAGTTATCTACGTTCGCTTGGGGCGGATACGATTTTAGTACAGCAATTTTTGAAAGAAGATATTACTACTTTTACACAGCGAAGTCGTTTAGTGGAGTCGCTTGAAATTTATCATGATGGTATGGCGATTGCTGCTGGACAGGAAGACGAGGAATTTGGAACGGTCATTGCAGCGCAGGCAGCAGATACGATGCTTTCTATGGAAGGTGTACAGGCGTCCTTTGTTATCACGCTTCGTCCAGATAAATTAATCGGAATTAGCGCAAGGTCGCTTGGACAAATCAATGTGCAAGTCATTATGGAAAAACTAGGCGGTGGAGGTCATTTATCGAATGCAGCCACACAGCTTAAAGATGTTACAATTGCAGAAGCAAAAAAACAATTAATTAGCGCCATTGATGCGTATTGGAAGGGAGAAACATAA
- the rplI gene encoding 50S ribosomal protein L9, protein MKVIFLKDVKGKGKKGETKNVADGYANNFLIKNGYAVEASNAALSTLSAQKKKEDKLAAEELAEAKALKEKMEKLTVELKAKSGEGGRLFGSITSKQIAQTLEKTHGIKIDKRKMDLPEAIRALGHTKVPVKLHHEVTATLDVHVSEE, encoded by the coding sequence ATGAAAGTTATTTTCTTGAAAGACGTAAAAGGTAAAGGTAAAAAAGGGGAAACAAAAAATGTTGCAGATGGTTATGCAAACAATTTTTTAATTAAAAATGGTTACGCGGTTGAGGCTAGCAATGCAGCTTTAAGTACTCTTTCAGCTCAAAAGAAAAAAGAAGATAAATTAGCTGCCGAAGAATTAGCAGAAGCAAAAGCTTTGAAAGAAAAAATGGAAAAATTAACAGTGGAATTAAAAGCGAAGTCTGGTGAAGGCGGCAGATTGTTTGGTTCTATTACATCTAAACAAATTGCTCAAACGCTTGAAAAAACACACGGTATTAAAATAGATAAACGTAAAATGGACCTTCCAGAAGCAATCCGAGCTTTAGGACATACGAAAGTGCCTGTGAAATTGCACCACGAAGTAACGGCAACACTTGATGTACATGTTAGTGAAGAATAA
- the dnaB gene encoding replicative DNA helicase: MDNNFQDRTPPQNIEAEQAVLGAIFLEPNALITASEILMPDDFYRTGHQIIFETMLDLNDHGKAVDVLTVYEALAAKGNLEDAGGLPYLTELSGAVPTAANLEYYAHIIEDKALLRRLIRTATQIATDGYSREDELDMLMDEAEKSILEVSQRKNVGAFKNIKDVLVKTYDDIEILHNRKGDITGIPTGFNELDKMTAGFQRNDLIIVAARPSVGKTAFALNIAQNVATKTDENVAIFSLEMGAEQLVMRMLCAEGNINAQNLRTGALTSDDWQKLTIAMGTLSNSGIYIDDTPGVRVNEIRSKCRRLKQETGLGMIVIDYLQLIAGSGRGGENRQQEVSEISRSLKALARELEVPVIALSQLSRSVEQRQDKRPMMSDIRESGSIEQDADIVAFLYREDYYDREGENDGTIEIIIAKQRNGPVGDVKLAFVKEYNKFVNLEVRYDDAMA, translated from the coding sequence GTGGATAATAATTTTCAGGACAGAACACCACCACAAAATATTGAAGCCGAACAAGCTGTACTGGGCGCGATATTTCTTGAGCCGAATGCGCTGATTACTGCTTCTGAAATTTTAATGCCGGATGATTTTTATCGGACTGGTCATCAAATCATTTTTGAAACGATGCTTGATTTGAATGACCACGGGAAAGCTGTCGATGTTTTAACTGTGTATGAGGCGCTTGCTGCTAAGGGTAATTTAGAAGATGCGGGCGGTTTGCCTTATTTGACGGAATTATCTGGTGCTGTGCCGACTGCAGCTAACTTAGAATACTATGCTCATATTATCGAGGACAAGGCGCTTTTAAGGCGTTTAATTAGAACTGCTACCCAGATTGCAACAGATGGCTATTCGCGCGAGGATGAGCTCGATATGCTTATGGACGAAGCGGAAAAGAGTATCTTGGAAGTTTCGCAACGTAAAAATGTCGGTGCGTTTAAGAATATTAAAGATGTTCTTGTTAAAACATATGACGATATTGAGATTTTGCATAATCGTAAAGGTGATATTACAGGGATTCCAACTGGATTTAACGAGCTGGACAAAATGACAGCTGGCTTTCAACGGAATGATTTAATTATTGTTGCGGCTCGTCCTTCTGTTGGTAAAACCGCATTTGCCTTAAATATCGCACAGAACGTAGCGACGAAAACCGATGAGAATGTAGCTATTTTCAGTTTGGAAATGGGCGCGGAACAACTCGTAATGCGTATGCTTTGTGCGGAAGGAAATATTAATGCGCAGAATTTACGGACAGGTGCTTTAACAAGCGATGATTGGCAAAAGCTGACAATTGCTATGGGAACACTTTCTAATTCTGGGATTTATATTGATGATACGCCGGGTGTTCGGGTGAATGAGATTCGTTCGAAATGTCGTCGTTTAAAACAAGAAACTGGTCTTGGTATGATCGTGATTGATTACTTGCAACTGATTGCAGGGAGCGGTCGCGGTGGTGAGAACCGGCAACAAGAGGTTTCTGAAATTTCTAGGTCATTAAAAGCTTTGGCGCGGGAACTTGAAGTACCAGTAATTGCGCTTTCGCAGTTATCTCGTAGTGTAGAGCAGCGTCAAGATAAGCGACCGATGATGTCAGATATCCGTGAATCTGGTTCTATTGAGCAAGATGCGGATATTGTAGCCTTTTTATACCGAGAAGATTACTATGATCGAGAAGGCGAAAACGATGGTACAATTGAGATTATTATTGCGAAACAACGTAATGGTCCGGTTGGCGATGTGAAACTGGCCTTTGTAAAAGAATATAATAAGTTTGTGAATTTAGAAGTGCGTTACGACGACGCAATGGCTTAA
- a CDS encoding adenylosuccinate synthase: MSSVVVVGTQWGDEGKGKITDFLSENAEAIARYQGGNNAGHTIKFDGETYKLHLIPSGIFYKEKISVIGNGMVVDPKALVEELKYLHDKGVDTSNLRISNRAHIILPYHIRIDEADEERKGANKIGTTKKGIGPAYMDKAARVGIRIIDLLDKETFKEKLEHNLGEKNRLLERFYELEGFKLEDILEEYYGYGQQFKDYVCDTSVVLNDALDDGKRVLFEGAQGVMLDIDQGTYPFVTSSNPIAGGVTIGSGVGPSKINHVVGVAKAYTTRVGDGPFPTELFDSIGDNIREVGREYGTTTGRPRRVGWFDSVVVRHARRVSGLTDLSLTLLDVLTGIETLKICVAYKLDGKTITEFPASLKDLARCEPVYEELPGWTEDITEVKSLDDLPVNCRHYMERIAQLTGVQVSMFSVGPDRAQTHVVKSVWRLA; encoded by the coding sequence ATGTCTTCAGTTGTTGTAGTAGGAACACAGTGGGGCGATGAAGGAAAAGGGAAGATTACGGATTTTCTTTCCGAGAATGCAGAAGCGATTGCTAGATATCAAGGTGGGAACAATGCAGGTCATACAATTAAGTTTGATGGCGAAACGTACAAATTGCATTTAATTCCATCCGGTATCTTTTACAAAGAAAAAATCAGTGTTATTGGTAATGGTATGGTTGTAGATCCAAAGGCTTTAGTGGAGGAATTAAAATATCTTCATGACAAAGGCGTGGATACTTCTAATTTGCGTATTTCTAACCGCGCACACATTATTCTGCCGTATCACATTCGTATCGATGAAGCTGATGAAGAACGTAAAGGCGCAAATAAAATCGGTACAACGAAAAAAGGTATCGGCCCAGCATATATGGATAAAGCGGCTCGTGTCGGTATTCGTATTATTGATTTATTAGATAAAGAAACATTTAAAGAAAAATTAGAGCATAATCTGGGAGAAAAAAACCGTTTACTTGAACGTTTTTATGAACTAGAAGGCTTTAAATTAGAAGATATTTTAGAAGAGTATTATGGTTATGGTCAACAATTTAAAGATTATGTTTGTGATACATCGGTTGTGTTGAATGATGCACTTGATGATGGCAAACGTGTATTATTTGAAGGTGCGCAAGGTGTTATGCTTGATATTGATCAAGGGACATATCCATTTGTAACTTCAAGTAACCCAATTGCTGGTGGTGTAACTATTGGTAGTGGAGTTGGTCCATCAAAAATCAATCATGTTGTTGGTGTGGCAAAAGCTTATACAACTCGTGTTGGCGACGGTCCTTTCCCAACAGAATTATTTGATTCTATTGGTGACAATATTCGTGAAGTTGGTCGTGAATATGGTACAACTACTGGTCGTCCGCGTCGTGTAGGTTGGTTTGATAGTGTTGTTGTCCGTCATGCTCGTCGTGTTAGTGGCTTAACTGATTTATCATTAACACTACTCGATGTTTTGACAGGAATTGAAACACTTAAAATCTGTGTAGCATATAAGTTAGATGGAAAAACAATTACTGAATTCCCAGCAAGCTTGAAAGACTTAGCTCGTTGCGAACCAGTCTATGAAGAATTACCAGGTTGGACAGAAGACATTACAGAAGTTAAATCATTAGATGATCTTCCAGTAAATTGTCGTCACTATATGGAACGTATTGCGCAACTTACAGGTGTACAAGTTTCTATGTTCTCTGTTGGTCCTGACCGCGCTCAAACACATGTGGTTAAAAGTGTGTGGCGTTTAGCTTAA
- a CDS encoding WXG100 family type VII secretion target, which produces MSGQIRMSPAELRDRAKTYGQSGRDIEDILSRLSQLQEQLRSEWEGQAFARFDEQFEQLRPKVTEFANLMDQINAQLEKTANAVEEHDQQLSQNFGF; this is translated from the coding sequence ATGTCAGGTCAAATTAGAATGAGTCCGGCAGAGTTACGCGATCGCGCTAAAACTTATGGTCAGAGTGGTAGAGATATTGAAGATATTTTAAGCCGTTTAAGCCAGTTACAAGAACAGCTTCGTAGCGAATGGGAAGGTCAAGCTTTTGCTCGTTTTGATGAGCAATTTGAGCAATTAAGACCAAAAGTAACTGAATTTGCGAACTTAATGGATCAAATCAACGCTCAACTTGAGAAGACAGCAAACGCAGTAGAAGAACACGATCAACAACTTTCTCAAAATTTCGGATTCTAA